In bacterium, the genomic window ATAAAAATGAGTTATTAGCCATTCTATTAATAATATTTTGAATCATTTCAAGATGTTTAATTTTATTTTCCATAATATTTTTTCTTCTAAACTATTTACAATTACTTTTTAGACTTCTTCCAAATATTATCAAAATGATGCTCGAATAAATCGTAATAACCTTCTTCTTGACCTTTCTTTATCAGTAAAATAGGAACATGTCCACATAGGTTTTTATCTTTTATCTCTTTGCCGAGATGATATAATTCTACATACACTTCGTCATCAAATATTATCATTCCGGTATATGGTGTTTCATAATATTTAATTTTTACATTTTTATAACTTAAATATTTAGATGAAACTTCATTACTATGAATTACAAGGTCACTTTGTTTATGGACTTTATCTTCATTTTCAATTTTGGTACGTTCCTTCGCGGCATAACAATTTTTAGACAATAAAAGCATTTTTGCATTAACCCCATTTGTAATTGCACTTTCAAATAACCTCCCAATTTTATTTTCTTGCTCGTTTCCTTTTTCATCTTTTTTATATGGCATAACATATCTGCGGAGTGTGAAACCTAACATTCGTATTTCCCCTTTTTCACTTGATAATTTTTCAAACCTTTTTTCTAACGAATTAATAACAGAGTCCCTATTTGGATAAACTCCTATAAGTCCCCGCATAGAAGCCTCGTAAAAATTCGAAATAAATTCTTTTACACGGTCTATTTCAATTTGTTGTTTTTGCGGTTTTAAACAACAATCTGGCAATTCAATTTTGCCACACTTTTTTGGTAACCTTTTATTTAAAAATAATATTTCCTTAAAAATCCTTTGACAATTTTTTTCATCAATAATTTCGTATATATCAAGTCTTTCATTTTTTAAGCTATCGATTGTTTTTCTATCTGCATCATTTGTATATAATACAAATATTTTTAGCTTTATCATCTGTGCCCAATACAATTCTTTTGTAAGCCAATCTGATTCTTTGTGATCCGTAAGTATCTGAAGAAAACATGTTGATTTATTAAGACAATCTTGAACTGTATCTTCTCTGTTTTTACCTTTGGTAAGTTCAGATCTAACAATAGAATAATTTAGATTATTCCATTCATTGAAAAATTTTTTAAATTGTTCAACAATCTGCTCAGATTTTTCATTGCTTTCTTTAAAACTAATAAAAACATTTTGTTTACGAACAGTTTTTCCCATTTTTCTAACTCCCTTTATAAAAATCAATCAATTTATTAATGATTTGTTTAGGGTCTTTATATTTTGGCCGCCAACCATTTCGTATGATTTTACTAATATCAGAAACATAGTGCTTAGGTTCATCCTGACGCGCTTTCCCAAATTTATAAGATAATTTTAAATTATACTCTTTTTTAAGAATTCCTATTGTCTCCAATATGCTCAATTCATTTTTTGGGCCACCACCTACATTATAAACTGTAAATTTACCATCTGCAAAATGTTTAAAGTTCTCAAGTTCCATCTCAATAATATCTAAAAAATCATCAATATATAATATATCTCTGGTTTGTTTACCATCTCCATATATAGTATATTCCTCTCCAGTAATTGCACATTTTATAATATTAACAAGCCAGCCATGAATTTTAGATCCATTTTGTGCGGGACCTACAATACTGCTCATTCGATGACTAATGACATTAAAATTATATTTATTTGCATAATAACTTAAGTAAAGTTCTCCCATACGTTTTGAAAGTGCAAAGGGCGGTTTGGGTTTACTTAGTTTCTCTATTGTATTGCAGTTTTCTGAAACTTTATTACCTTTTTGCATTTCTTTTTTTATTGAAATAGGATCATATATCCGCATAGAATTACAGTAAATAACACTAGCAGAGTGTTTACGTGCATATTCAGCAACAAGGAGTGTTCCATAAGCGTTTGATTTAAAATCTGTTACAGGATCATTTTCCGAAATAACCGCTGAAACTTGTGCTGCCGCGTGTAAAATATAATCACACGGCGGAATAATAGTCCAGGTGTTTGAATCTGCAATATCTTTCTGATATATTTCTACATTTGTTTTGTTTAATTCTTCCTTATAACGAATAGATTTTGGCGAATCATCAAAATCAATAATAACAATCTCATATTTACTATATAACCTTCTAACTGTATGAATTCCAATAAATCCAAGACCACCTGTAATTAATAATCTTTTTTTAGATTTCATTTAATTTTTCCTTAAACTAAAACGGTAGAGTATTTCCCCTGCAATCATATAAGGTTTTTTTTCTGCAGTCAATAAAATTTCATCAATAATTGATTCACCCAAATAAAAATTATCAGTTAATGATTGAAATTTTTTAGTAAATGTTTGAATATTATCCGGACAGTTTTTAAATCTTAAAATTGTACAATGAATTCTTTTAGGGAGAGGAGCAAGTTCTATGGATAATTCTTGATTTAAAATTTTGTATGCATCATCTCTTATTTTTTTTATCTCGCCTGACTCGTTTAATATTTCAAGAATTGCAGCGTTTTTAAACAATTTGGGTTTGCCGACATAAATCTTAAACGGTCTTACTTCATGTAAAATAGGTATGACTTCAGATATTATTTGAGGGACAATTTTTTTAAACTGATAAACTTTTTTATCTGAGGGGTATTCATAATTTTTAAAATTTACAAGAGTCATTAAAGTTATGTGTGTCTGTTTATAAGGATATACATAAATATTTGTTGAATCAAATTCAAGGAGTTTGTTACGAAATTTATCATAAGATTCCTTAAAAGCGGAAGGAAGCGGCCAAATTGCAAGATTTATCCCATAAACAGGAATGTTTAAATTGATATCCCTGTTAAGAAATATATCAGGTTCAAAACTATTAATTTTCAATGTCATATGGATAATTTGTCAAATTTATATGGCTAAATAATTTGTAAATATATTCCATTTATTAAATTCTTATATTAACAATCGACCTCTGATAAGCCTCAATTTCACTTTTATCCTGCCCTTCGAAATAATATCGCAAAAGAGCATCAGTACCTGATGCGCGAATAATACACCAGAAGGTCTGGAATTCCATAAGTGTTCCTTTACCCCCGCCATCCTCTCCAATAGAACAAATCTTTTCAATCTCTTTAACTGGCAGGTGTTTTTCCCCATTAGGTAATTTACTATTAATTTCATTACATATATCTTCTTGAGGTCTACCATTTGAAGATTGTTCTGCTAAACCCTGAAAATATTTAATAGTCTGATCTCTTTTAACAATTCCTATAGATTTCGCTTTTCTCAAATTTTCCCCTTTCAAACTTTCATCATATAAACGGACGTCAGCCCTTTTAAAATATTTATTTTTTATTTTATATTTTTCAATTAAACCGCAGTAATAATCAGCAAATGACCGATTTGAATTATATAAAGAAGACGCAAGTGAGAGTGTTATTAGAGCTAACTGCATTCCGTCTTTTTCACGCAGAGCAATTAAACCTTTTGTGCCGGTTTTATTCATTAAAAGCTCGGAACTACCCAAAATTGCACCCCCTGATTCTTCACACATAATTATTGCTCTCGGATTTTTTCCTATTTTTACTTTTTCTCCATCCGGAGTTATAAAAGGTTCATTTATATCAAGACGGTTTTCCAGCCATTCTGCAAAAGTTCCCATATATTTAAAACCTACCGGGACTTTAGCAACCGGTAATTTATAAAATAAAGCAATTTCATTAATAGAACGAGAAGTGGAAATTGAAGTTGTAACAAACCAGCTATAGGCATCAATAAGATTAGCTGATTTTAACACATCAATTCTATAGGAAACAAGCATTAAATAAATTTGATTAGGGGTAAAATATACTATACACTTATCACTATCAGGAATTATTTCAACTTCTAATCCAAGATCACTATAATATTTTGCTCTATTTGCGGATGCAATAGTCACAATATTAAATCTATCACCATCGGGATCCCAGATAAAAACAACATTTGCTTTATTATCAAGAAGAATCTCTTGCGCTCCAATATTACGGTATACTTGTGGTTTGCTTGGATCGGGGCCGTATTCTCCTCCTATACCATGATATTTTTGGTCTTCCTCCCCATAAAAATATTGAATAACACTATTTTCTCCGATTTCAATACCAAATAGCTGGAATAACCGCTCTGTAGTTTTCTTCATCGAACCGCCAACGGGGCAGACAGAACAACGAAAACCCTTTTTTACGGCTTTTAATATATCATCTTGCGATTTTTTCAAAACTATCGACTTCTGATATTTAATATATGGTTCATCAATATTAAAATCATAACTAATATTTTCATTCGGCTGCCATGGAGCAAGTTTGATTGTTTGACGGTTTTTGACTATATTTTTAACTTCGGCAATGAGTTCTTCCTCTTCAGCTAAAAGTTGTTTCCCGCAAGAATCCATAGGTTTCCACCCGCCTTTAAAAAATTGAGAGTGACTTGCTGTAATATTATCTCCGCTCTGGTAACTGTTATAAAAAATACCAAAGGATGAATACCAGAGCGGTGTTGTTGTCACCGATTTACGAAGATGGACTTTAATATTATGGGCGGAATAAATACGAGATAAAATACAAATGAATTCTTGTGTATGAGGCCGGGTTTCTCCTCCGATATGCACGTGTGCTTGTTCGTTATCTTTAAGTTTTCGTTTAAAAACACGTGCTTTAGCTTCGCCTAAAATAGCAATAGTAATAATATTAAATGCCACTTCAGGATTTGCTATATCTTTTGGATCTAATTGATCTCGATAACCGGCTGTCATTAAAGAAAAATTTTCTACCCAGCTTACAAGAGAATATTCGACAACCAATAATTCATTTATTTCGATTTTTTGTTCTTTATTATTATAAGGATCAATTTTAGCCTTTTCTCTTTTCATTTCATCCCACTTATGTAAACTATTTCTATGAACATATAAGAATCCACTCAAGAAATATATTTATATTTTCTTAATATTTCTATTGTTTCTTTCCATGAGTTTGTTTGTATAGCTTCAACCGGACATTTAGTTTTTGAAGGCCATTTTTCTATAAATTTTTTTATGGCGGCGTCATTACCGCCTTCAAATAAGGCATCTCCGATAAATATCAATCTTTCAGTCCCTTCTTTCAATAAAGTTCTAATTGCATTTGTTTTGTCCTGATCAATAATACCGATATCAAAAGATGTCTGCCCCCCTAATGTTATTATTAAACCCCTTCTGTTTATTAAAGTTGACAATTCCTGGTTAAGATAAGACATAATTTTTTGTCTATATCCGTTAATTCGATCAAATTCACTAAAATTTTTTCTGTTAATTTGGACTTCTAAATCTTCCTGCTCTACCCTGCCTATGGGACAAAAATTAATCATGGAGATTCTATCAGTTATTCTTTCTCCTATAATCTTTAAAGACTTGGGTAAGTGGAATTCCTGTAATCCCAAAGTCTTCTCCAGTACCTTCATCAAAAAATTATAATCAGTTTCACCAAGATATTGTCGGATGTTAAATTGTGAAACCAGTTCAATAGACATATCATTTGAATAATCACACTTATAATGAATTGCCCCGTTGCTCACAAAAGCGCTAAACTGTCCCCGAAAACCAAAATTGTAGAGCGGTTTAAAAAACTGCTTTTCTAAAAGCGAACGGTGGCTGCCGGCAACAACATGAAACGGGACAGAAAGATGTTTCAAGATTTCTGCCATTGTTTCGTTAATCGGTTGACGCGGCGGGGTTAATGTATTATCAACATCAAACATAATAGCTGTCTGCATTTTTTTATTTCCCTTCTATTATAAAAACAATTAAATTTAAATATTTTAGCATAATTTCCAATAAACTCAACTAACTTTCTGATACAAACCATTCTCATAAATATATTCAAAAACTCTTTTAGGTACAAAATAATTTACAGATTCCCCATTTTTTATTTTTTCCCTTATCTCAGTTGACGAAATATCAAATTCGCCTGTTTCAAGAAAAATTATCTTATCAGCCAATGCGTTATTATGCAATATTTTCCGTATTTTATTCTTTAACAATGTTAGGGCGGGTTTAGAACCGGCCCCTACCAGCTCATATCCCGGCCGGGGCGTGACAACAAAATTGCAAAGCTCTAATAATTCTTTCCATTCCTTCCACTCCATAAATTCCAGAATTGAATCCGCCCCCATTATAAAATAAAATTCTGCCCCTTCTTTAAAACTTTTCTTTAACTGCTTTATTGTTTCAATTGAATAGGATTTCCCCCCGCGTTTTACTTCAATATCGGATGAGTCAAAAAAAGGATTATCTTTTATTGCAAGCCTTACCATGTTTAAGCGGTGGCAACCGCTAACTAAACCAGACACTTTTTTATGCGGAGGATAGGAAGAAGGAATAAAAACAACTTTGTCCAGCTTCAGGCGTTTCCTGGCCTCTTCTGCAATCAAAAGATGGCCGTTATGGACAGGATTAAATGTGCCTCCAAAAACACCGATAAGTTGTATTATTTTTCCTTTTTTCATTCCTGTTAATTCTTAATTGGTTTTACTCCTTGTATCCAAATTTGCAGTTTAAACACTTTGGAGAATAACGTTCTATCATTTTATGGCCGCATTTCGGGCATTTCCTATACCATTTATCTAAAAAGATTATCACAACAAGTATTAATATAAAATAAAGCGCGTCAAACCAGCTAAAAAACCGCCTGGTCAATGGATGTAATCCCATTTGACAAGACTCAATCCCTGTAACAATATACCAGGATAAAGCTAACGATATAGTTGAGACCCAATATATCACCTTCCTCTTTTTGTATAGCCTGGCATCGCCGTCAACCATTATTTATCGCTCCTGTTTAATATTCTTTCTATGCCATTTTAACTTCCATTAATTTCATTTTACTTATCTATTTTTTAATATTTTTCCCTTTATTCTAAAATTAACCGGGGCATCAGAAGGCATTTTTTATTCTCTAACCTGCCCGTTCCCGTAGATAATGAATTTGCTTGTTGTAAGCTCTTCCAGTCCCATCGGCCCGCGGGCGTGGAGTTTGTTGGTGCTTATGCCTATTTCCGCGCCGAGCCCGAACTGGCCGCCGTCCGTAAACCGCGTTGACGCGTTAACATAAACCGCGGCGGAATCCACTTCCCGCAGAAACCTTTGTGAATTTTCATAACTTGATGTCACAATAGCGTCCGAGTGGTGCGACCCGTAAAAATTTATATGCCCTATCGCTTCATCCATATCCTTAACTGTGCGGATGGACAAAATCAAATCAAGATATTCAGTATACCAGTCATTTTCCGATGCCTCTTCGATTCCCTTCAAAATTTTCCTTGTTTCTGGACAGCCTTTTAAAACAACCTTAGCGCCAGTTAAAGATTTCGCGGTAATGGGTAAAAACTTTCCCGCGATTTTTTCATGGACCAGCAGTGTTTCAATCGCGTTGCAGACTCCTGGCCTCTGGACCTTTGCGTTAAAAACAATTTTATCAGCCATATCAAAATCCGCCGATTCATCAACGAAAACATGACAGACACCTTTATCATGTTTTATCACAGGAATAGTCGAATTTTCCACAACGTTTCGTATAAGTTCTTCCCCACCGCGCGGGATTATCACATCCAGGTATTTATCCTGTTTCAGCATTTTCATCACCGCTTCGCGTTCAGTAATATCAATTATCTGGACACATGATTCCGGCAGGCCCGCTTCCCTTGCCGCCTCAATTAAAATTCCGGCAAGTGCTATATTAGACCTTATGGCCTCTGAACCTCCCCTGAGAAGAACACTGTTTCCCGCCTTTACACACAGGGAAGCGGCCTCCACAGTAACATTCGGCCGTGACTCGTAAATAATCCCTATCGCTCCAATCGGCACCCTCATTCTGCCAATAGTCAAACCATTCGGCCTTTTCCACATTTTTATCACTTCTCCCACGGGGTCGGGTAAATTTATCACATCTTTAAGGCCTTCGCACATTTCATCTATCCTTTTTTCATTCAAAACCAGCCTGTCAATCATTGCGCCTGATGTCCCGCTTTTTTTCGCGGCCTCCACATCTTTTTTATTCTCAGCTATGACAAAATCAGCTTTTTCTTTAAGCTTTTTGCCCATTAATTCAAGCGCACGATTTTTAACACGTCCCTCTACGGAAGCCAGTTTCATGCCCGACTCACGGCACAATCCTGCTTTACGTTGTATGTAAACTTCTATCTGCATATTTTCCTCCCAATTCAATTATTATGTTACCGATGTCACTTGTGGCCGTTGGTTTTGCGAGTTTCAACGCGGATTGCTTCATTTGTAGAAGCTTTTCAGGGTCTTTAAACAGCATTTTAACTGTACTGCCTAATTCATTAATATTATCCACTCTGACGGCTGTCCCATTTTTAACAAGAAACCGGCTGTTATATTCTTCCTGCCCGGGAATAGGATTAACAATGACCATCGGCAAACCCTTGATTAGGACCTCGGCGCTTGTTAAACCGCCCGGTTTTGTAATAATTAAATCGCTTATGTCCATGAGTTCGTTCAAATGCTCAGCAAACCCATAAACTTTCAGTTGATTGCCCTGATTAACTTTTATTAAATCCAGTTTTTTCTTCAGTTTTTTGTTATTCCCTGCGACGGCGATCACCTGGTATGGAATATCAATCTTATCGAGTTCAGATATGACTTCCTTGAGCTTCCCTATCCCGCGGCTTCCGCCCATTAAAAGTATTGTCTTTATTTTATCTGATAATTTTTCTTTCCTTAATATTTCCTGTTTATTATTGGACATTGCGAAATCCTGGGCTACAGGGATACCGGAAAGTTTTATTCTATTTTCATCAATTCCGTGTTCCATAAGTTTCATTTTCATATCTTCTGTCGCGACAAAGTATATATCCACTTCTTTATAAATCCAGTAAATATGCGCCACAAAATCCGTCATTATGGCAACAAGCGGGATATTTATTTTTTTCCTTCTTTTTAACCCGGCGACTATACCGCACGGGATGGCCTGCGTGCATACTATTACCGAAGGGTTAAACCTCTTGATAAGTGAATAAAACCTTATAGAATTCCCCCAGTTTATCAATGAGTAGAATATATTAATTTTTTTCTTTACCCAGGTATTATCGTATAAATACCCCCATAATTCAGGCGCTAATTTTATTGTATAAAAATAAATAAATGAAACAATATTCGTTGCCACAAAACCTGAAAAGCTGAAGGAATTTACGCATAATGTGGCAATATCAGGGTCACGCGTTTTTATATACTTTTCAATCGCCTTCGCGGCCTGCTGATGGCCCGACCCTATGGAAACATAAGAAAATAAAATACGCGGTTTCATAATGAAGAATATTTTAGCATACTTCTATCTTGTGTCAAAGAAGTTTAAATAAAAAAACCTTCATAAGTTATCATCCTTATGAAGGTTTTCAAAAATTCAGAAAATAGCCGTACTTTATTTCCTGATCAGGGCGCGGGTCGGTTTATCTTTTTCTAATTGCCTGACATATCTCTCTATATCTTCACCCAAATCTATTTTCCTGTAAATATTGTTCATCAAATTTTTTGTATCAATTTCCCTCAAATTCTGTTCTAAAATCACATTTACCATTGTCCATATAATATCTTCTCTTAATTCTTTTTCCTTTAAATCCGCAAAAATACCGCCCAAAAGCAAAAACCGCGGGTAATCTCCTTTTTGGCTGATTACCTGGCCCGCTATTTTTCTGGCACCTTCCTCTGTTAAACCCCTCATTAAAAATTCAGCCAGCGATATCACCGCGGTCTCCTCCGCATCTTCTTCTTTACCTTTTTTCAACCCTCTATTTTCAAACTCATTTAATAATGCCCGGGACAATTTCAGGGTTTCTTTATTTTTGTTTACAACGTCGATAATATTTTTCAATCCGATGTCTTTGGACAGTCCTTCCTTGATTTTGTTAATCAGCGGAGTAACCGGGACCATTTCCTTTTTTGCCTGGTCCAATATCTCCAATAATTCAACCTGGTATTTTGTTTCCCGGTATTGATAATTCTTTATTTCTGTAATAATGTTATCCAGATTTATTTCTTCCTGGAAATTCGAAGAGGCAAATGTTTTAATTTGACAAAGACCTGCGAAAACTGCACATAATATAACTGCTATAACAGACTTATTTAACTTCATTGTATTTCCCTCTGCTTATATTATAACTCAAGCAATGAATTTTTTCCACCAAAACCGTCATCTATAAATTTCTTTGCACCGGGATCAGGCATCCATCTTTTACCGTCAATAACAAACATATATTGGTATCGCCCTTTTTTCAGGGGAACATCAATTGCCCATTTATTATCGCCGTCAGGATTGAGCATCATGGCCTTTGTATCCCACCCGTTAAAATCACCGGCTAAAGAAATCGTGTTTATTCCATTGTAATTCCCGGGCAATTCGAGTTGGAATTTAACATTTATTACCTCCGCGCCGCTAAACCGGTTTCTTGGAAATAAGTAAAGGCTTATGCCCATTAAAAGAACGAGCGAGAAGGCCACTGCCACATTCCATCTTAATACCCTCGGCGTAAAAATAAAATCCAGCCAATCGGCTATTTTGTTACTGCTGTATTTGTTAATGCGGTCTGCAACCCGGTATGTAAAATCAGCGGGAACAGTAATCACTGAAACTGATCTTAAGCCGTCAAGCATCTCTTTAAGCTCTGTAAACTCCCTTTTACAGCTATTACATTCCTCCAAATGGGAGGCCAGCCTCTTATGCTCATCCCCGGCAAGGATCCCCTCTATATAGGCGTCTAATAATTCAATTACTTCATTGCATTTCATTTTTATCTTCTCCTGCTTTAATATACCAAAATTTTTTGTGTAAGTTTCAAAATTTATTTTTTGTTTCTTTGTCCCAAAGTTCTTTAAGGACCCTGCGCGCACGGTGTATCTGAATCTTCACTGTCCCAAGCGGTAAATTAACTATATTGGCTATCTCATTGTATTGTAAACCGTGCAGGTACTTTAAAACCACCACCACCCTGTATTTTTTAGGCAGCTGGCTGATAATCCGCTGGACAATCATATCGTTTCTCTTTTTTTGCAATACCTCCTCGGGTGTTAATTCATCCGAAGCTATCGGCAATTCAAAATCATCGTCCTCCAGGTTAGAAGGTGATTCAAATGAAACCATCTGCATCTTTTTATTATCTTTAAGGCGGTTCCGGCAAACATTTATGGAAATAGTATATATCCATGTAAAAAAACTGTATGTTATTTTATATTTGTTTAATGACCGGTATGCCCTGAAAAAGGCCTCCTGGGCAACATCTTTTGCCTCTTCCCTGTTTCCCAAAAGCCTGTATGCCAGATTATATATTTGAAGTTTATACTTATTAACAAGCGACGTAAAGGCGTCATTATTTCCTTTGAGACATTTTCTTACAAGAATTATATCCTCTTCATGCGTGTCCATCAGTCTCTTTGCTCCTTTAAATGGGGTCATCAAGGAAAAACAAATTATTGCTCTCTCCTTGCTACCCTTGACCCTCGCCCCTTGCTGCTTGTTATTTATCACCATGCAGAATAATAGTCTCTTTTCCCCTCGCTGGATTTCATAGATTCTTCTTTTGACCTGCTGTGTATATCAGAAAAACCCAGATCACCGTTTAGGGTCCAATCCAATTTGCCGGTTACAGGGTCAAAAAACGGTTTGCGAAGACATTTGAAAGCCACCAATTCACTGATATCGGCGGGAAATTTATTATATTTTTTTTTGTATTCTTTTATCCCGTTTCTTATGCTTTCCAGGCGAAACTTCAATTCCTCTTCTTTATCCCGTTTGACTATAGTCCTCCAGACTGGTGCCACTACCGCAAGATTTATGCACATAACCGCAATAAAAATCATGAGCCAGATATAGGTAAATCCTTCACTTGAATTTTTTGTGCCAAAGGCACTCCTCAACTTTTCACTTTTCACTTTTCACTTTTCACTTTGATCCGCCAAAGGCGGATCGATTTCACCATTCATTATACGCGGTCCCGTCCAATGCCAATAGATCACTCCCGCTGTGTATATCAAAAACATCCACCTCTTCAGGGGCTGAAGATATTGTGACCCACGTGTCCCTGCTTTTAGTAAAAGGGTCCATGGGAATTGACCTGATATATCTTTTTTCGACAAGGTCCTCCAGGCTTGCCGGATAGGCATTATTATCGGCGTAGTACTGGTCAATAGTGTCCCTCATGACAAATATATCCTTTTTTAACGCGGCCTCTTTTGCTTTTATGACAGAATTTTTATAAATCGGCTCGGCAAATGACAGAATAATCCCGAGTATGGAAAGCGCAATTACCAGTTCGATTAAAGTAAATCCCCTGTCCTCCAATTTTGCGTTTTGCGTTTTGCATTTTGCATTTAAAAAATTACCAGTCACTGTATTTTGTCCCATCTAACGCCTCTTCTTCACTTTTAGAACGGACATCATAAATATTCCTTCCATCTGTATTTTTACTGTCAAACGCGTCACTATATGAACGTGCCGCCCATTCTTTTGAGCCTGTAACAGGATCCTCCGGTATCCGCCTCAAAAATTTAAGTTCAACCAGTTCTTCCAGGGTAAGAGGATAACCTATACGGTCCACTTCTTCAACTTTGAACTTCTTGTAAAGTTCCTCCCGGTTTTCATCCCTTTTTGTGCTGTAAAATTCAGTTTTTAATTCATCAAATTTTATCTTGTAATTGTCAATCGATTTTCTTATCTCCCTTAGGGCCCTTCGCAATTCTATTTCGTCGTTTCTCTTTATTGTTATCCTTGTCAGGGGTAAAACAACAGAAGATAAAATCCCGATTATAGCTAAAGTAACCATTAACTCGATAAAACTGAAGCCCTCCGAAATTTTGAATTTTGAATTTTGAATTTTGAATTTTTTATTTAACATTTACCTGCGCGCCCCTGAAAGTTACAGGAAATGACTGGGGCATCGGGCTTTCAGGGGTAACCTTTTTTGCAGAAGCATTGTCAAAACCAATAAGACTTTCCCCTGTCCCGGAAGCTTTGAAATTAACGCTCATAAGCAGCCCCGAACCGCTTACACCCTTTACCTGCCCCAGACGGGTAAGGCCGACTATCACCCGTCCCCGGTTAACATCATTCGAAAATAAAAAGGTAGTCGTGTTCCCGTCCTGCCCCAAAAAAGATCCTTCTTTTGCCGAGACAAATTGCAGGACTTTTGGGTTATATGTAATATAAAA contains:
- a CDS encoding glycosyltransferase — translated: MKPRILFSYVSIGSGHQQAAKAIEKYIKTRDPDIATLCVNSFSFSGFVATNIVSFIYFYTIKLAPELWGYLYDNTWVKKKINIFYSLINWGNSIRFYSLIKRFNPSVIVCTQAIPCGIVAGLKRRKKINIPLVAIMTDFVAHIYWIYKEVDIYFVATEDMKMKLMEHGIDENRIKLSGIPVAQDFAMSNNKQEILRKEKLSDKIKTILLMGGSRGIGKLKEVISELDKIDIPYQVIAVAGNNKKLKKKLDLIKVNQGNQLKVYGFAEHLNELMDISDLIITKPGGLTSAEVLIKGLPMVIVNPIPGQEEYNSRFLVKNGTAVRVDNINELGSTVKMLFKDPEKLLQMKQSALKLAKPTATSDIGNIIIELGGKYADRSLHTT
- a CDS encoding glutamate-5-semialdehyde dehydrogenase; amino-acid sequence: MEVYIQRKAGLCRESGMKLASVEGRVKNRALELMGKKLKEKADFVIAENKKDVEAAKKSGTSGAMIDRLVLNEKRIDEMCEGLKDVINLPDPVGEVIKMWKRPNGLTIGRMRVPIGAIGIIYESRPNVTVEAASLCVKAGNSVLLRGGSEAIRSNIALAGILIEAAREAGLPESCVQIIDITEREAVMKMLKQDKYLDVIIPRGGEELIRNVVENSTIPVIKHDKGVCHVFVDESADFDMADKIVFNAKVQRPGVCNAIETLLVHEKIAGKFLPITAKSLTGAKVVLKGCPETRKILKGIEEASENDWYTEYLDLILSIRTVKDMDEAIGHINFYGSHHSDAIVTSSYENSQRFLREVDSAAVYVNASTRFTDGGQFGLGAEIGISTNKLHARGPMGLEELTTSKFIIYGNGQVRE
- a CDS encoding prepilin-type N-terminal cleavage/methylation domain-containing protein, producing MGQNTVTGNFLNAKCKTQNAKLEDRGFTLIELVIALSILGIILSFAEPIYKNSVIKAKEAALKKDIFVMRDTIDQYYADNNAYPASLEDLVEKRYIRSIPMDPFTKSRDTWVTISSAPEEVDVFDIHSGSDLLALDGTAYNEW
- a CDS encoding type II secretion system protein — translated: MKSEKLRSAFGTKNSSEGFTYIWLMIFIAVMCINLAVVAPVWRTIVKRDKEEELKFRLESIRNGIKEYKKKYNKFPADISELVAFKCLRKPFFDPVTGKLDWTLNGDLGFSDIHSRSKEESMKSSEGKRDYYSAW
- a CDS encoding sigma-70 family RNA polymerase sigma factor, yielding MDTHEEDIILVRKCLKGNNDAFTSLVNKYKLQIYNLAYRLLGNREEAKDVAQEAFFRAYRSLNKYKITYSFFTWIYTISINVCRNRLKDNKKMQMVSFESPSNLEDDDFELPIASDELTPEEVLQKKRNDMIVQRIISQLPKKYRVVVVLKYLHGLQYNEIANIVNLPLGTVKIQIHRARRVLKELWDKETKNKF
- a CDS encoding NAD-dependent epimerase/dehydratase family protein: MKSKKRLLITGGLGFIGIHTVRRLYSKYEIVIIDFDDSPKSIRYKEELNKTNVEIYQKDIADSNTWTIIPPCDYILHAAAQVSAVISENDPVTDFKSNAYGTLLVAEYARKHSASVIYCNSMRIYDPISIKKEMQKGNKVSENCNTIEKLSKPKPPFALSKRMGELYLSYYANKYNFNVISHRMSSIVGPAQNGSKIHGWLVNIIKCAITGEEYTIYGDGKQTRDILYIDDFLDIIEMELENFKHFADGKFTVYNVGGGPKNELSILETIGILKKEYNLKLSYKFGKARQDEPKHYVSDISKIIRNGWRPKYKDPKQIINKLIDFYKGS
- a CDS encoding HAD-IIB family hydrolase, whose amino-acid sequence is MQTAIMFDVDNTLTPPRQPINETMAEILKHLSVPFHVVAGSHRSLLEKQFFKPLYNFGFRGQFSAFVSNGAIHYKCDYSNDMSIELVSQFNIRQYLGETDYNFLMKVLEKTLGLQEFHLPKSLKIIGERITDRISMINFCPIGRVEQEDLEVQINRKNFSEFDRINGYRQKIMSYLNQELSTLINRRGLIITLGGQTSFDIGIIDQDKTNAIRTLLKEGTERLIFIGDALFEGGNDAAIKKFIEKWPSKTKCPVEAIQTNSWKETIEILRKYKYIS
- the nadD gene encoding nicotinate-nucleotide adenylyltransferase yields the protein MKKGKIIQLIGVFGGTFNPVHNGHLLIAEEARKRLKLDKVVFIPSSYPPHKKVSGLVSGCHRLNMVRLAIKDNPFFDSSDIEVKRGGKSYSIETIKQLKKSFKEGAEFYFIMGADSILEFMEWKEWKELLELCNFVVTPRPGYELVGAGSKPALTLLKNKIRKILHNNALADKIIFLETGEFDISSTEIREKIKNGESVNYFVPKRVFEYIYENGLYQKVS
- a CDS encoding zf-HC2 domain-containing protein codes for the protein MKCNEVIELLDAYIEGILAGDEHKRLASHLEECNSCKREFTELKEMLDGLRSVSVITVPADFTYRVADRINKYSSNKIADWLDFIFTPRVLRWNVAVAFSLVLLMGISLYLFPRNRFSGAEVINVKFQLELPGNYNGINTISLAGDFNGWDTKAMMLNPDGDNKWAIDVPLKKGRYQYMFVIDGKRWMPDPGAKKFIDDGFGGKNSLLEL